One window from the genome of Thermococcus sp. encodes:
- a CDS encoding serine/threonine-protein kinase RIO2 — protein sequence MVSKLLALDAYPNLRDLDFRILRGVELNMRNHRWVPLEDISRFARVDVETASFKLGRLDNWGLVVRRSDIGYIGYQLTIHGYDALAIRALSRKGVVEAISSTQIGVGKDADVYAGISPSGEKIAVKFNRVGGRTASRKASYHGDVFQDKHHTSWLYVSRLIAKKEHEALTLLSPIARVPRSIAWNRHVVVMEFIHGTELANLREADLTGEEADEILSKVLNEYLKIVRFGIVHSDLSEFNVTITDDGDVLIIDWAQHITTDRPESYELLKRDLTVLLNAFRRKWHVDREFEEVWPAFEEAWKRSRGE from the coding sequence ATGGTCAGCAAATTGCTAGCGCTTGATGCCTACCCAAACCTGCGAGACCTAGACTTCAGGATACTGAGGGGGGTAGAGTTGAACATGCGCAACCACCGCTGGGTCCCTCTGGAGGACATCTCCCGCTTCGCCAGGGTCGACGTTGAAACCGCCTCTTTTAAGTTGGGCAGGCTCGACAACTGGGGGCTGGTTGTCAGGAGAAGCGACATAGGTTACATCGGCTACCAGCTCACGATACACGGCTACGACGCGCTGGCAATAAGGGCACTATCGAGAAAGGGTGTTGTGGAGGCGATAAGCTCGACCCAGATAGGGGTTGGAAAAGACGCGGACGTTTACGCCGGCATCTCTCCATCTGGCGAGAAGATCGCCGTTAAGTTCAACCGCGTTGGTGGGAGAACCGCATCGAGGAAGGCTTCCTACCATGGAGATGTTTTTCAGGACAAGCACCATACGAGCTGGCTCTACGTGTCAAGGTTAATAGCAAAGAAGGAGCACGAGGCGTTAACGCTTCTGAGTCCAATAGCAAGGGTTCCAAGGTCGATAGCTTGGAACAGGCACGTAGTTGTGATGGAGTTCATACACGGCACCGAGCTCGCCAACCTGAGGGAGGCAGATCTGACGGGGGAAGAGGCAGACGAGATACTCTCAAAGGTCCTCAACGAGTACCTGAAGATAGTCCGCTTTGGTATTGTCCACTCCGACCTCAGCGAGTTCAATGTAACCATAACTGATGATGGAGACGTTCTGATAATAGACTGGGCGCAGCATATAACAACGGACAGGCCCGAAAGCTACGAACTCCTGAAGAGGGATTTAACCGTCCTATTGAATGCCTTCCGGAGAAAATGGCACGTTGATAGAGAGTTTGAGGAGGTATGGCCTGCCTTTGAGGAAGCCTGGAAAAGGAGCAGGGGTGAGTGA
- a CDS encoding radical SAM protein, producing MVEFIRVSYGTAVAMGLKHGKMLARPTTAYLMTYWPGHCRNNCAFCVQARESGANLKKLSRVTWPAFELEDVLKALPNGGFSRLCLQTIDYPDMVEDVLELLDRFAPLNLPVSVSITPVGRDVLKEFKERGVDYIGVGLDAASERIYKSVKDSLYSWDEMWAFTRDVLDVFGLGKAFVHLIVGLGETDREMVETMARLYGMKAEVSLFAFTPVKGTRLENAKPPSLKRYRRIQLARYLLEKNLASPRDFKFDNGGNLTGFGIPKEELLGLVSPEAFATHGCPGCNRPYYNERPKKEPYNFPVRPKKEYVTGITDAIL from the coding sequence ATGGTTGAATTCATCAGAGTCTCCTATGGAACGGCCGTTGCCATGGGACTTAAGCATGGTAAGATGCTTGCCAGGCCAACGACTGCCTATCTAATGACTTACTGGCCCGGCCACTGTAGGAACAACTGCGCCTTCTGCGTCCAGGCTAGGGAGAGCGGGGCAAATCTGAAGAAACTCTCGCGCGTTACCTGGCCGGCCTTTGAACTTGAAGACGTTTTAAAGGCGCTCCCAAATGGCGGTTTCTCCCGGCTCTGCCTCCAGACAATAGATTACCCAGATATGGTTGAGGACGTCTTGGAGCTTCTGGATCGCTTTGCTCCTCTGAACCTTCCGGTTTCAGTCTCGATAACGCCCGTTGGGCGGGATGTGTTGAAGGAGTTCAAAGAGCGGGGGGTTGACTACATCGGTGTCGGCCTTGATGCCGCGAGTGAGAGGATTTATAAGAGCGTCAAAGACTCTCTCTACTCCTGGGATGAAATGTGGGCCTTCACCCGTGATGTTCTCGATGTCTTTGGTCTTGGGAAAGCGTTCGTCCACCTCATAGTGGGCCTCGGTGAAACGGATAGGGAGATGGTTGAAACGATGGCAAGGCTCTACGGCATGAAGGCCGAGGTTTCCCTCTTTGCGTTCACTCCCGTGAAGGGAACCCGGCTTGAGAACGCTAAACCCCCGTCCCTCAAGAGATATCGCAGGATTCAACTCGCGAGGTACCTCCTTGAAAAGAACCTCGCATCTCCTAGGGACTTTAAATTTGATAATGGAGGCAACCTCACCGGTTTTGGAATCCCTAAGGAGGAACTCCTAGGGCTAGTCTCACCTGAGGCTTTTGCCACCCATGGCTGTCCGGGCTGTAACAGGCCGTACTACAACGAGAGGCCGAAAAAAGAACCGTATAATTTCCCTGTGAGGCCGAAAAAAGAGTACGTGACAGGGATCACCGATGCTATCCTCTAA
- a CDS encoding MFS transporter — protein sequence MDRDFRNIWLLNLSTLFFFLGISSVNPIVSPFAITLGADPFLVGVLAGITSVLSLVSKPIGGLVGDRGYRLESMILGNLLSLVSGLLYVVSAVTGNIWLFAFTRALHGFSMGIFFPSSLSTAVDLAPVGRVGETLGWRGMMFSLGNIIGPALGGYSSDYLGFSGAFALVALFSAVGALFVIPVKRDIGRIVIHVEREEKADYSELLKPYFIAASIALLFFSASYAGVTTFLPALYKELSYPQRIFGTYMMVIGISSFVTRVVGGRSADRMGPIPVSTAGLTTVITGYLLLLRFTTPPGSYASAVLIGAGFGLAVPAMQLMALGKLPQRIRTMGSSVYTMFFDLGTMSGQFTLGYAAGSLGYAGILGFLPILSGIALLILAISYFVGGRNG from the coding sequence GTGGATAGGGACTTCCGCAACATATGGCTCCTCAACCTGTCGACGCTCTTTTTCTTCCTAGGTATAAGCTCAGTCAACCCCATCGTTTCTCCTTTCGCGATAACTCTCGGTGCGGACCCCTTCCTCGTGGGCGTGCTTGCGGGGATAACCTCCGTCCTCTCGCTTGTCTCCAAGCCAATTGGCGGCCTCGTTGGTGACAGGGGTTACAGGCTCGAGTCGATGATCCTCGGAAACCTCTTGAGCCTTGTTTCGGGCCTCCTGTACGTTGTCTCGGCAGTTACCGGAAACATCTGGCTCTTCGCCTTCACGAGGGCACTTCATGGCTTTTCCATGGGTATCTTCTTTCCCTCAAGCCTCTCCACCGCCGTTGACCTTGCCCCTGTCGGGAGGGTTGGCGAGACCCTTGGCTGGCGCGGTATGATGTTCTCGCTTGGCAACATAATCGGTCCTGCCCTCGGCGGCTACTCCTCAGACTACCTCGGCTTCTCCGGTGCCTTTGCCCTTGTGGCCCTCTTCTCGGCCGTTGGGGCGCTCTTTGTGATTCCGGTAAAGAGGGACATTGGGAGAATTGTTATCCATGTGGAGAGGGAGGAGAAAGCGGATTACTCTGAGCTTTTAAAGCCATATTTCATCGCCGCCTCCATAGCACTACTCTTCTTCTCGGCCTCCTATGCCGGGGTGACCACCTTTCTCCCTGCCCTCTATAAGGAGCTGTCCTATCCACAGAGGATCTTTGGAACCTACATGATGGTCATTGGAATCTCGAGCTTCGTTACGAGGGTCGTTGGGGGCAGGAGCGCCGATAGAATGGGGCCGATACCCGTTTCCACGGCGGGATTGACTACCGTTATAACCGGCTACTTACTCCTTCTTAGGTTTACAACTCCCCCCGGTTCCTATGCCAGCGCGGTTCTCATCGGTGCCGGTTTCGGCCTTGCTGTTCCGGCGATGCAGCTCATGGCCCTTGGAAAACTGCCCCAGAGGATAAGGACGATGGGTTCGAGCGTTTACACGATGTTCTTTGACCTCGGGACGATGAGTGGTCAGTTCACCCTCGGATACGCCGCAGGAAGCCTCGGATACGCAGGGATTTTGGGGTTCCTACCCATCCTCAGTGGGATAGCCCTTTTAATCTTGGCCATATCCTATTTTGTAGGTGGTAGGAATGGTTGA
- a CDS encoding isoaspartyl peptidase/L-asparaginase family protein codes for MVAIIVHGGAGTIKKEERIPKVLGGVKEAVLAGWKELKRGSALDAVEEAVKALEDNPIFNAGTGSVLTLDGKVEMDAAIMRGKTLEAGAVAGIQGVKNPISVARKVMEKTDHVLLSGEGAVKFARLLGFGEYNPITDERLGQWEDLRKKLLEKGEANHWKRLNKLIKEYPEVLRSTVGAVAFDGEEVVAGTSTGGVFLKMFGRVGDTPIIGGGTYANEVAGASCTGLGEVAIKLALAKSATDFIRLGMNAQAASEAAISLATKYFGPDTMGIIMVDSKGNIGFAKNTRHMSYAFMRDGMEKPEVGV; via the coding sequence ATGGTCGCTATTATAGTCCACGGCGGTGCTGGGACGATTAAGAAAGAGGAGCGCATTCCAAAGGTTCTTGGCGGTGTTAAAGAGGCTGTTTTAGCCGGCTGGAAGGAATTGAAGCGCGGTTCCGCGTTGGATGCAGTTGAAGAGGCTGTTAAGGCTCTGGAGGACAACCCAATCTTCAATGCCGGAACCGGGAGCGTTCTCACTCTCGACGGGAAGGTTGAGATGGACGCGGCTATAATGCGCGGGAAAACGCTGGAGGCCGGTGCGGTTGCCGGGATCCAGGGGGTTAAGAACCCGATAAGCGTCGCCAGAAAGGTTATGGAGAAGACGGACCATGTTCTCCTGAGTGGCGAAGGCGCCGTAAAGTTCGCCCGCCTGCTCGGCTTTGGGGAGTACAATCCGATAACCGACGAGAGACTTGGGCAGTGGGAAGACCTCAGGAAGAAACTCCTCGAGAAGGGCGAAGCTAACCACTGGAAGAGGCTGAACAAGCTAATAAAGGAGTATCCAGAAGTATTGAGGAGCACCGTTGGTGCAGTTGCCTTCGACGGAGAGGAGGTCGTTGCAGGTACATCAACGGGTGGCGTCTTCCTCAAGATGTTCGGCCGCGTCGGTGACACCCCTATAATCGGCGGTGGAACCTACGCCAACGAAGTTGCTGGGGCTTCCTGCACCGGCCTTGGAGAGGTGGCGATAAAGCTTGCCTTAGCCAAGAGCGCCACAGACTTCATTCGCCTTGGCATGAATGCTCAGGCCGCGAGCGAAGCGGCGATCAGCCTCGCCACCAAGTATTTCGGCCCGGACACGATGGGTATCATCATGGTGGATTCAAAGGGAAACATCGGCTTCGCGAAAAACACCAGACACATGAGCTACGCTTTCATGAGGGACGGCATGGAGAAACCGGAGGTTGGGGTTTAG
- a CDS encoding phosphate uptake regulator PhoU encodes MEFRKIQFTGRSSYIISLPKKWVRENSLSQGDVVPLSINPDGSITIFPKEPREVSERKILTISHEYSPDMAVRLAISAYIQGYDILEVNFSEEMPIYKVKVRKVLQSLPGVEIILDEPQRIVAKSLLDEDEINLSELLGRIRSLVMSMLGDLELLIASPDDEEILRDINDLENELDRFYFLTIRAVNRLLSRRSITEESGIIRRTFDLLGILFIVRNIERIGDHITRISENPSGINVPYLKEKFGEMMSQIEERDLGKIDKLMLELKAEIRSIDYRQSIALESYRRILEYLENIGETIINMALS; translated from the coding sequence ATGGAGTTTAGGAAAATCCAATTTACTGGTCGAAGCTCATACATAATTTCCCTTCCAAAGAAGTGGGTTCGCGAGAACAGCCTGAGTCAGGGTGATGTTGTGCCCCTGTCTATAAACCCGGATGGAAGTATAACCATCTTCCCAAAGGAGCCGAGGGAAGTAAGTGAGAGGAAGATCCTAACTATATCGCACGAGTACTCGCCGGACATGGCCGTTCGCCTTGCCATCTCAGCCTACATTCAGGGCTATGACATCCTTGAGGTTAACTTCTCTGAGGAGATGCCCATCTACAAGGTCAAGGTCAGGAAAGTCCTCCAGAGCCTTCCGGGGGTTGAGATAATCCTCGACGAGCCGCAGAGGATAGTTGCTAAGAGCCTCCTTGATGAGGATGAGATAAACCTCTCCGAGCTCCTTGGGAGAATACGCTCTCTGGTCATGTCGATGCTCGGCGACCTCGAACTCCTTATAGCCTCTCCAGACGACGAAGAAATTCTGCGCGACATAAACGATCTTGAGAACGAGCTTGACCGCTTCTACTTCCTCACGATCCGCGCTGTTAACAGGTTGCTGAGCAGGCGCAGCATAACCGAGGAGAGCGGCATAATCCGGAGAACCTTTGACCTGCTCGGCATACTCTTCATTGTCCGTAACATTGAGAGGATAGGTGACCATATAACTAGGATTTCAGAGAACCCGAGCGGGATAAACGTGCCTTACCTGAAAGAGAAGTTCGGCGAGATGATGAGCCAGATAGAGGAGCGCGACTTGGGCAAGATAGACAAGCTGATGCTCGAACTCAAGGCTGAGATACGCTCCATAGATTATCGCCAGTCGATAGCCCTCGAGAGCTACCGCAGGATCCTTGAGTACCTCGAGAACATCGGGGAGACTATAATCAACATGGCACTCAGCTGA
- a CDS encoding MFS transporter, whose protein sequence is MLTEYGRDARILIGANALGQTFLWFSFFIMPFYLKALGYGMKTMGMFFSAQTIVGGLFFLLAGPISLRLGYRKTLLSSAIVGLAGRVFQVSASSWFVLLLGFILVGVNMGLRQPNYNAYLSELVPDEMRHEAFSKSFGLGTLFNSLGVLLAGFLPGYLVGAGLTEETAYRLTFSLSLLQFAFVIPALFIVRDVAVREKRIRWERNLVVKILKFSLPSAIIGLGAGITIPFMSLYFKIRFGETLSAISYVFFFQQLAMGLGSFGLPELVRKWGPVKVITSFQGAATVLFAVFPSIETFALAGAVYVARAILMNIIWPINSSFMMGSFKTEEKATANGIQQAFSTFMRGVGNSVGGTLFAISLVYPFYATAVLYAVATALFYAFFKRYN, encoded by the coding sequence ATGCTCACCGAGTACGGCAGGGACGCGAGGATACTCATAGGGGCAAACGCGCTGGGTCAGACGTTCCTGTGGTTCTCGTTCTTCATAATGCCCTTCTACCTAAAGGCTCTTGGCTACGGGATGAAAACGATGGGGATGTTTTTCTCTGCTCAGACGATAGTCGGTGGACTCTTCTTCCTCCTGGCAGGTCCGATATCGCTCCGCCTTGGATACAGGAAAACACTGCTCTCAAGCGCCATCGTTGGTTTGGCAGGGAGGGTTTTCCAAGTCTCAGCCTCGAGTTGGTTCGTGCTACTCCTAGGTTTCATCCTCGTTGGAGTGAACATGGGACTCAGGCAACCGAACTACAACGCCTACCTGAGCGAACTTGTGCCCGATGAGATGAGACATGAGGCCTTTTCAAAGAGTTTCGGACTGGGAACACTCTTCAATTCGCTAGGCGTTCTTCTAGCGGGCTTTCTCCCCGGTTACCTTGTTGGGGCAGGCTTGACCGAGGAAACGGCCTACAGACTGACGTTTTCCCTATCACTCCTCCAGTTCGCTTTCGTCATACCCGCACTATTCATTGTGAGGGACGTTGCTGTTAGGGAGAAAAGGATCAGATGGGAAAGAAACTTGGTAGTTAAGATTCTCAAGTTCTCCCTCCCGAGTGCCATTATAGGTCTCGGCGCCGGAATAACGATACCCTTCATGAGTCTCTACTTTAAAATTCGCTTTGGTGAGACGCTCTCGGCCATAAGCTACGTCTTCTTCTTCCAGCAGCTGGCGATGGGACTCGGATCGTTCGGTCTGCCAGAACTCGTTAGGAAATGGGGGCCTGTAAAAGTTATAACATCCTTCCAAGGGGCGGCAACTGTCCTCTTCGCCGTTTTTCCATCCATTGAGACTTTCGCCCTGGCTGGGGCCGTTTATGTCGCGAGGGCAATACTGATGAACATAATCTGGCCCATAAACAGTTCATTCATGATGGGTTCCTTCAAAACGGAGGAAAAGGCCACTGCCAACGGAATTCAGCAGGCCTTCTCAACATTCATGAGAGGAGTGGGTAATTCCGTTGGCGGAACGCTCTTCGCAATCTCGCTGGTTTATCCGTTCTACGCCACCGCCGTTCTCTACGCCGTAGCAACTGCACTGTTCTATGCATTCTTCAAGAGGTACAACTGA
- a CDS encoding indolepyruvate oxidoreductase subunit beta codes for MEFNLIITGVGGQGGLTLSRIVGNAAMHEGYNVRIGETLGMSQRYGSVLSYLRFGEEVYSPLIEEGQADLMLALEPAEALRNARFLSKKSTAIINAYPIHTATTLVGKEKYPELNEIKEAMGRICPAHMTDFQGEADKINPRTLGVLMLGYAFGRGLIPLEDESIKTGIRETLRERFWEVNFRAFERGKELAKD; via the coding sequence ATGGAGTTCAACCTAATAATAACCGGTGTCGGTGGTCAAGGCGGTCTGACCCTTTCGAGGATAGTGGGCAACGCGGCGATGCACGAGGGCTACAACGTTAGAATCGGCGAAACCCTTGGAATGAGCCAGCGCTACGGGAGCGTCCTCAGCTATCTCCGCTTCGGTGAGGAAGTTTATTCTCCGCTCATCGAGGAAGGCCAGGCTGATCTGATGCTCGCCCTTGAGCCTGCTGAGGCCTTAAGGAACGCGCGCTTTTTGAGCAAGAAGAGCACTGCGATAATCAACGCCTACCCGATTCACACGGCAACGACACTCGTTGGCAAGGAGAAGTACCCTGAACTGAACGAGATAAAAGAAGCAATGGGGAGAATCTGCCCCGCCCACATGACGGACTTCCAGGGGGAGGCAGATAAGATAAACCCCAGAACCTTGGGCGTTCTGATGCTCGGCTATGCCTTCGGCAGGGGGCTGATCCCACTGGAGGATGAGAGCATAAAGACTGGGATCAGGGAGACCCTCCGCGAAAGGTTCTGGGAGGTCAACTTCAGGGCCTTTGAGAGGGGAAAGGAACTCGCCAAGGACTGA
- a CDS encoding DUF1464 family protein, producing the protein MVKAVGIDSGTKSMDIFGFDDETGKVIVDTAVDRNRVTENPGIIIDVLREVQDEHGRIDAIVGPCGYGIPLKPAREATDAEIALATFITGADVERRLKIVGLRELMLLMRDAEDLNIYFTPGVIHLPTVPEWRKANRVDLGTADKVFTAALSIVREAERKVIPYSETNLIAVEAGFAYTSAMAVRNGQIVDGMAGTAGFPGYLGMGFMDGELAYALANALDDFGKLVLFQGGAASVAGVDPFKVSPEEFVKLAREDENVQKGYIAMIEAILKDVFALLPSVRPDAVYLSGRFSRIPEFFGDVKAALEGAFETYGFSVEVLKLESRAKAKEAAEGSAVIANGIAGGKYRELVETLRLGESSGSIFDWVKLEGREKLKIFEELRL; encoded by the coding sequence ATGGTTAAGGCCGTTGGTATAGACTCCGGGACGAAGAGCATGGATATCTTCGGCTTCGACGACGAGACTGGGAAGGTCATCGTAGACACCGCTGTCGACAGGAACCGCGTTACCGAGAACCCGGGAATCATCATAGACGTCCTCAGGGAGGTTCAGGACGAGCACGGAAGGATAGACGCCATAGTCGGTCCCTGCGGCTACGGCATCCCCTTGAAGCCTGCCCGCGAGGCCACCGACGCCGAGATAGCCCTTGCCACTTTCATAACCGGGGCCGACGTCGAGAGGAGGTTGAAGATAGTCGGGCTCAGGGAACTCATGCTCTTGATGAGGGATGCGGAAGACCTCAACATCTACTTCACTCCTGGCGTTATCCACCTCCCCACTGTTCCGGAATGGAGAAAGGCCAACAGGGTCGACCTGGGAACCGCGGACAAGGTCTTCACAGCCGCCCTTTCTATAGTCAGGGAGGCCGAGCGGAAGGTAATCCCCTACTCCGAGACCAACCTCATAGCGGTCGAGGCGGGCTTCGCCTACACTTCCGCGATGGCTGTGAGGAACGGCCAGATAGTTGACGGCATGGCAGGAACCGCCGGTTTTCCCGGCTATCTGGGAATGGGCTTCATGGACGGTGAGCTCGCCTACGCCCTGGCCAACGCCCTGGACGACTTTGGAAAGCTGGTCCTCTTCCAAGGCGGTGCCGCATCCGTGGCCGGTGTGGACCCCTTCAAAGTTTCCCCGGAGGAGTTCGTGAAGCTCGCCCGGGAGGACGAGAACGTTCAGAAAGGCTACATCGCGATGATCGAGGCCATTTTGAAGGACGTCTTCGCTTTGCTCCCCTCTGTGAGGCCCGACGCAGTCTACCTCAGCGGTCGCTTCTCCAGGATTCCGGAGTTTTTCGGCGACGTCAAAGCGGCCCTTGAGGGGGCCTTCGAAACCTACGGCTTCTCCGTCGAAGTTCTCAAACTGGAGAGCAGGGCCAAGGCGAAGGAAGCCGCCGAGGGAAGTGCGGTGATAGCCAACGGCATCGCGGGCGGAAAGTACAGGGAGCTCGTCGAGACGCTCCGCTTGGGGGAAAGCTCCGGCTCGATCTTCGACTGGGTCAAGCTGGAGGGGCGTGAAAAGCTCAAAATCTTCGAGGAGCTGAGGCTCTGA
- a CDS encoding beta-ribofuranosylaminobenzene 5'-phosphate synthase family protein codes for MVRIRAPAHLHTGNPDLSGDMGRLYGTVGFAIEMPPLEVEVKPAEKDTANDGDAMRFIRRFRESHDFPPVSVEVRRYIPKWVGLGFHTTLALSIGEGINRLFNLGLTFEEVVLSMRRGLVTALGFYAMKTGGFIYEGGFPVDKREEVVPPLVFRGEMPDDWFLVVAVPENPRKALAEVRKREDEILGNLKKMPPQLADRLSRIVLMKILPAFVERDIKTFGDGLYLFNHLLGEFWSDYQENVYCCDIVNEGIKLMLSKAHCACQTSWGPTFYGLVDGRKKAEILRGEVEAFLRENGDGGEVFITKADNRGRVVLDG; via the coding sequence ATGGTAAGGATACGCGCACCAGCCCATCTCCACACGGGAAACCCAGATTTGAGCGGCGACATGGGGAGGCTCTATGGGACGGTCGGCTTCGCAATCGAGATGCCTCCCCTTGAGGTGGAGGTCAAACCGGCGGAGAAAGACACCGCCAACGACGGTGATGCCATGAGGTTCATAAGGCGCTTTAGAGAAAGTCATGACTTCCCGCCGGTGAGCGTTGAGGTCAGGAGGTACATCCCGAAGTGGGTGGGGTTGGGCTTCCACACGACCCTGGCTTTGAGCATAGGCGAGGGGATAAACAGGCTCTTCAACCTCGGCTTAACGTTCGAAGAGGTTGTACTCTCGATGAGGCGCGGCCTTGTAACGGCCCTTGGGTTCTACGCGATGAAGACGGGCGGCTTCATCTACGAGGGCGGCTTCCCGGTGGATAAGAGGGAGGAGGTAGTGCCCCCGCTCGTCTTCCGCGGTGAGATGCCAGATGACTGGTTCTTAGTCGTGGCCGTGCCGGAGAACCCTAGAAAGGCTCTTGCAGAGGTCAGGAAGAGGGAAGACGAGATCCTGGGAAACCTCAAGAAAATGCCCCCTCAGCTGGCAGACAGGCTTTCAAGGATCGTCCTCATGAAGATCCTCCCGGCGTTCGTCGAGCGCGATATTAAAACCTTCGGCGATGGCCTTTACCTGTTCAACCACCTCCTAGGAGAGTTCTGGAGTGATTACCAGGAGAACGTCTACTGCTGCGATATAGTCAACGAAGGAATCAAGCTGATGCTCAGCAAAGCTCACTGTGCCTGCCAGACGAGCTGGGGGCCAACTTTCTACGGCCTCGTCGATGGCCGGAAGAAGGCCGAAATTTTGAGGGGGGAGGTTGAGGCCTTCCTCCGCGAGAACGGGGACGGAGGGGAGGTTTTCATCACGAAAGCCGACAACCGCGGAAGGGTGGTGCTCGATGGTTAA
- a CDS encoding class I SAM-dependent methyltransferase, producing MSFEKYYEVFKSYSDIYSEEYRKRVETLEPLLMKHMPSKGRVLDLACGAGGFSFLLGDLGFQVVGLDSSEVMLEKAREFAKDKRSKVEFIKGDARKLPFEENSFDYVLFIDSLFHFEPRELNQIFREVARVLKLSGRFIVQFTDLRELLRVLMNGAVVGAEYWVNRVLTDPDEKTAVIEFQSEKESFRVRFNIWGKTAVELLAKLYFRQIHSENLNEHTHFQVYVPEK from the coding sequence ATGTCCTTCGAGAAGTACTATGAGGTCTTTAAATCTTACAGCGACATCTACTCCGAGGAATACAGAAAGAGGGTTGAGACGCTTGAACCTCTCCTGATGAAGCACATGCCCTCCAAGGGAAGGGTTCTGGACCTGGCATGCGGCGCCGGCGGCTTCTCATTTCTCCTCGGAGACCTTGGCTTCCAGGTTGTCGGTCTGGACTCAAGCGAGGTCATGTTAGAGAAGGCCAGGGAATTCGCGAAGGACAAGCGCTCAAAGGTCGAGTTCATTAAGGGAGATGCAAGGAAGCTACCGTTCGAGGAGAACAGCTTTGACTACGTGCTCTTCATAGACAGTCTCTTCCACTTTGAACCACGGGAGCTGAATCAAATCTTCCGAGAAGTGGCAAGGGTTTTAAAGCTCAGCGGAAGGTTCATCGTCCAGTTCACTGACCTCAGGGAACTTCTCAGGGTCTTAATGAATGGAGCGGTTGTCGGGGCAGAATATTGGGTCAACAGAGTCTTAACCGACCCCGACGAGAAGACCGCTGTGATAGAGTTTCAGAGCGAAAAGGAGAGCTTCAGGGTGCGCTTCAACATCTGGGGCAAGACAGCTGTCGAGCTACTTGCAAAGCTCTATTTCAGGCAGATTCACAGTGAAAATCTCAACGAACACACCCACTTCCAGGTCTACGTCCCGGAGAAGTGA